In Aphelocoma coerulescens isolate FSJ_1873_10779 chromosome 3, UR_Acoe_1.0, whole genome shotgun sequence, a single window of DNA contains:
- the LOC138107473 gene encoding uncharacterized protein produces MGLHFVSLEALGAQGHDEFPGWGWRTMALLSLLFVLVQSLIQYPQPAGDGLDEATHRRMQEREELLDREMARLLQELEQGPLEQQDEGWGALLFGALQQWPFWALAGLLLLLGLWFSCRRSPEASETNSSGKDQSSCKTLGEEKEKEKEEDSLDSKGDGETIDVTVEADDSGSGNEGEGSPVAANEGDDDDANERDEDVKLKKDSDVKSDDGHDAKKDEGWSDGNMPGYNTAEGNEEEPGNVTGGVEDLDEVNEGENKDVKVEPDKDAGKEDGDGNEEKTDDAYMKAGNSDDVNKGVYEVDGKEEKADVKVQESSDASEQQSSDWIGQEDTSDGGKAIDHSGFAATEEKTTHLGNEETSVANRDEKQGDANANGEKNEDAKEGEQGHVATSEKEGYAGKGKGSRGGIEEDARDAGNKRGILLVDRIQCPVEDVEKGRSVAAELMESFTRVFIDSVSNSFYPVPQEAIGVGSAFEGWSPREQDGVYRVLVPLNPPPGHAFHLELNSAGQMAARTFCVRVELVCTCEREQLGEKLLCFLHHSQEELRRKQKPSLLETLCTGSYLDVEKTSHWFYQLVRCSWLHLPQSYSWHLVFQPRSRSCQFWLSKGKKSLVVEMLFGVRHGDSDIFAVSQPTEAQTGGSSIFVSSQPADSIASTAWPETYAVAEAKFFQHVARQVPCESLHLKCLQLFTCILRGTGFSSSTWKTVVMHVLTTVPLSQWRRREFARRLWDIMAYLRRCLQLKRLEHFVLGNQRLPAEISLPPAMRAVEPLNLFEHLAQDPAAHAEAMRAYGQLRFRLWMLLSGH; encoded by the exons ATGGGTCTGCACTTTGTGTCTCTTGAGGCTTtgggtgcccagggccatgatgagttcccgggctggggatggcgg ACCATGGCTTTATTGTCATTGCTCTTCGTGCTCGtgcaaagcctgatccagtacccccagccagctggggatgggctggatgagGCCACGCACCGGCGAATGCAGGAGCGTGAGGAGCTGCTTGACCGCGAGATGgctcggctgctgcaggagctggagcaagggcccctggagcagcaggacgagggctggggagccctgctctttggtgccctgcagcagtggccattctgggctcttgctggactcctgctcctcttgggcCTGTGGTTTAGCTGCAGGAGGAGTCCTGAAGCCAGCGAAACcaacagcagcggcaaggaccagagctcctgcaagaccttgggagaggagaaggaaaaagaaaaggaagaagacagtTTGGATTCCAAGGGAGATGGAGAAACCATAGATGTGACTGTGGAGGCAGATGACAGCGGCAGtggaaatgaaggagaaggcagtcctgtggctgcaaaTGAAGGAGACGATGATGATGCCAATGAACGAGATGAAGATGTGAAGTTGAAGAAAGACAGTGATGTTAAAAGTGACGATGGCCATGATGCAAAGAAAGATGAAGGCTGGAGTGATGGGAATATGCCAGGATACAATACTGCCgaaggaaatgaagaagaacCTGGCAATGTTACTGGAGGTGTGGAAGACCTAGATGAagtaaatgaaggagaaaacaaggatgtgAAGGTGGAGCCAGACAAGGATGCTGGAAAGGAAGACggagatggaaatgaagaaaaaaccgaTGATGCGTATATGAAGGCAGGCAACAGTGATGATGTAAATAAAGGAGTATACGAGGtagatggaaaggaagaaaaagcagatgtgaAGGTGCAGGAAAGCAGTGATGCCAGTGAACAACAAAGCAGTGATTGGATTGGGCAGGAAGACACCAGTGATGGTGGGAAGGCAATAGACCACAGTGGGTTTGCTGCAACTGAGGAAAAAACCACTCACCTTGGAAATGAAGAGACCAGTGTTGCAAACAGAGATGAGAAACAGGGTGATGCAAATGCGAATGGAGAGAAGAATGAAGATGCAAAAGAAGGAGAACAAGGTCATGTGGCTACCAGTGAAAAAGAAGGCTATGCTGGCAAGGGCAAAGGCAGCCGTGGTGGAATTGAAGAAGACGCCCGTGACGCTGGGAATAAGCGAGGGATCCTTTTAGTGGATCGCATACAGTGTCCCGTCGAGGACGTGGAGAAAGGTCGCTCAGTGGCAGCTGAGCTGATGGAGAGCTTCACGCGTGTCTTTATTGACAGCGTGAGCAATAGTTTCTACCCGGTGCCTCAAGAAGCCAtcggggtgggcagtgcctttgAGGGTTGGAGTCCCCGTGAGCAGGATGGGGTGTACCGCGTGCTGGTCCCACTGAATCCCCCACCGGGACACGccttccacctggagctgaacagtgcagggcagatggcagcaaggaccttctgcgtccgtgtggagctggtgtgcacgtgcgagagggagcagctgggcgagaagctgttgtgcttcctgcaccactcgcaggaggagctgcggcggaagcagaagcccagcctCCTAGAGACACTCTGCACCGGCTCCTACCTGGACGTGGAGAAAACCTCCCACTGGTTCTACCAGCTGGTGAGATGCTCgtggctgcatttgcctcagtCGTACTCATGGCACTTGGTGTTTCAGCCCCGCAGCCGGTCCTGCCAATTCTGGCTGAGCAAAGGCAAGAAGAGCCTGGTGGTGGAGATGTTGTTTGGGGTGCGCCACGGGGACTCCGACATCTTTGCGGTcagccagcccacagaggcCCAGACAGGCGGCTCCAGCATCTTTGTGAGCAGCCAGCCCGCCGACTCCATCGCAAGCACAGCGTGGCCTGAGACGtacgctgtggcagaggcaaaaTTCTTCCAGCACGTCGccaggcaggtgccgtgtgagagcttgcacctgaaatgcctgcagctcttcacctgCATCCTGAGGGGCACAGGTTTTTCCAGCTCGACCTGGAAGACTGTGGTCATGCACGTGCTGACCACCGTACCGCTGTCCCAGTGGCGCAGGAGGGAATTTGCACGGCGGCTGTGGGACATCATGGCATACCTGCGCCGCTGCCTGCAGTTGAAACGCCTGGAGCACTTTGTCCTAGGCAACCAGAGGCTTCCTGCAGAGATCAGCTTGCCGCCGGCAATGCGAGCGGTCGAGCCGCTCAACCTCTTTGAGCACCTGGCCCAAGATCCGGCCGCCCACGCAGAGGCGATGCGAGCTTACGGTCAGCTGCGATTTCGCCTCTGGATGCTGCTCTCCGGCCACTGA